A genomic segment from Actinoplanes sichuanensis encodes:
- a CDS encoding PP2C family protein-serine/threonine phosphatase, whose product MAAYRVLGQSLNLQRNARAAAGLPVPALAGVAALIVTLGPRRLRWWIRDSHTAVDGPERMPVRSGDTAPDDLPDWIRVVLADTDGPWVRSLSLDGWALPDGGKNHGHGAVVRLPCDHFRPGVLVLFRDQDRPPFTDADLSLAARYGQAVGRAVTAALLYRDQVRVADALRTALRPTPMPEVAGLDLATAYRPSLEAMQMSGDIMHVELLADDGALCVVGDVCGKGIDAAVAGGRLRQSLRILRRVTEEPLEILTVLNDAAIDLGGEASTQFSTIVVGSARVTRDGSVLLRLAAGGHLPPLVVRRSGEVEAVRIGGMMLGADRAARFAEAVIWLQPGETCVVYTDGVTEARGPAGAMFGQDRLIALLSGYAAAPAAVVAERIEQSVVDWLAEPDHDDIAVLVLRARPAPVPEASGGPA is encoded by the coding sequence ATGGCTGCCTACCGTGTCCTCGGGCAGTCGCTCAACCTGCAACGCAACGCACGAGCCGCGGCCGGCTTGCCGGTGCCCGCACTGGCCGGCGTCGCCGCGCTGATCGTCACCCTCGGGCCGAGGCGGCTGCGCTGGTGGATCCGGGACTCGCACACCGCGGTCGACGGACCGGAACGGATGCCGGTCCGGTCGGGCGACACCGCGCCGGACGACCTTCCGGACTGGATCCGGGTCGTCCTCGCCGACACCGACGGGCCCTGGGTGCGGTCGCTGAGCCTGGACGGGTGGGCGCTACCGGACGGCGGCAAGAATCACGGACACGGCGCGGTGGTACGGCTGCCCTGCGACCATTTCCGGCCGGGCGTGCTGGTGCTGTTCCGTGACCAGGACCGCCCGCCCTTCACCGACGCCGACCTGTCACTGGCGGCCCGGTACGGTCAAGCCGTCGGCCGGGCCGTCACGGCCGCGCTGCTCTACCGGGACCAGGTCCGGGTCGCCGACGCCCTGCGCACGGCGCTGAGACCGACGCCGATGCCCGAGGTGGCCGGGCTCGACCTGGCCACCGCATACCGGCCGTCCCTCGAGGCGATGCAGATGAGCGGCGACATCATGCACGTCGAGCTACTCGCCGACGACGGTGCCCTGTGCGTCGTCGGCGACGTGTGCGGCAAGGGCATCGACGCGGCGGTGGCCGGCGGCCGGCTGCGGCAGTCGCTGCGGATCCTGCGCCGGGTCACCGAGGAACCGCTGGAGATCCTGACCGTCCTCAACGACGCCGCCATCGACCTCGGCGGTGAGGCGTCCACCCAGTTCAGCACCATCGTCGTCGGCTCGGCGCGGGTCACCCGGGACGGCTCGGTGCTGCTGCGCCTGGCGGCCGGCGGGCACCTTCCGCCGCTGGTCGTCCGCCGGTCCGGTGAGGTGGAGGCGGTGCGCATCGGCGGGATGATGCTCGGCGCCGACCGAGCCGCTCGGTTCGCCGAAGCGGTGATCTGGCTCCAGCCCGGCGAGACCTGCGTCGTCTACACCGACGGGGTGACCGAGGCCCGCGGCCCGGCCGGGGCGATGTTCGGCCAGGACCGGCTGATCGCACTGCTCTCCGGGTACGCCGCCGCGCCGGCCGCCGTGGTGGCCGAACGGATCGAGCAGTCGGTGGTCGACTGGCTGGCCGAACCCGATCACGACGACATCGCGGTGCTCGTGCTACGGGCCCGGCCGGCCCCCGTACCGGAAGCGTCCGGAGGACCGGCATGA
- a CDS encoding ATP-binding protein translates to MDGAVRVETVEGGRVLVALTGSVLLARPADVLPQVERALKADDITGVDVDLTEVSALDSSGVALLILLRRLTVRARTEFRVRGARPEILQHLNLVGVNALLGLPTTAAADDPGTGPPAPDTAVVTVFSAPFDVQGVKAIRERLSSYATSCGLSGFDHYKLMLAATEIMANVVMHGGGHGTIDVERLADRLRIRVTDQGPGIPRRRRMVRHRPRPGRIGSSGLWLARKVCERVDIRTGPGGTTVLLTYALSPHDE, encoded by the coding sequence GTGGACGGTGCGGTCCGGGTCGAGACAGTCGAAGGTGGCCGGGTGCTCGTCGCGCTCACCGGCTCGGTGCTGCTGGCCCGCCCGGCCGACGTGCTGCCGCAGGTGGAGCGGGCTCTGAAAGCCGACGACATCACCGGGGTGGACGTCGATCTGACCGAGGTCAGCGCGCTCGACTCGTCGGGTGTGGCCCTGCTCATCCTGCTCCGGCGCCTGACGGTCCGCGCCCGCACCGAGTTCCGGGTCCGCGGTGCCCGCCCGGAGATCCTTCAGCACCTCAACCTGGTCGGCGTGAACGCCCTGCTGGGCCTACCGACGACCGCCGCAGCCGACGACCCCGGAACCGGACCGCCCGCCCCGGACACCGCCGTCGTGACGGTCTTCTCCGCACCGTTCGACGTCCAGGGCGTCAAGGCGATCCGGGAGCGCCTCTCCAGCTACGCGACGAGCTGTGGCCTGTCCGGATTCGATCACTACAAGCTGATGCTCGCCGCGACCGAGATCATGGCGAACGTGGTGATGCACGGCGGTGGCCACGGCACCATCGACGTCGAACGCCTCGCCGACCGGCTGCGCATCCGGGTCACCGACCAGGGTCCCGGCATCCCCCGCCGCCGCCGGATGGTCCGGCACCGCCCGCGTCCCGGGCGGATCGGCTCGTCCGGCCTGTGGCTGGCCCGCAAGGTGTGCGAACGGGTCGACATCAGGACCGGGCCCGGCGGCACCACGGTGCTGCTCACCTACGCGCTGTCCCCGCACGACGAGTAG